Proteins from a single region of Natrinema salifodinae:
- a CDS encoding rubrerythrin-like domain-containing protein, whose product MDIQPRKVLLYRSSSSFSEEKRMKRYENYYECRDCSTTVHPASYRASCPECGGTLRSNTRYGQSTGS is encoded by the coding sequence ATGGACATCCAACCAAGGAAAGTTTTATTATATAGGTCATCGTCCTCGTTTTCGGAGGAAAAGAGAATGAAGCGTTACGAGAACTACTACGAATGTCGTGATTGTTCAACTACGGTTCATCCCGCCTCCTACCGCGCGAGCTGTCCGGAGTGCGGCGGGACGCTTCGTTCTAATACCCGCTACGGACAATCGACCGGAAGCTGA
- a CDS encoding Rid family detoxifying hydrolase has protein sequence MKRIIETDDAPAAVGAYSQATSNGSLLFTAGQIPMTADGDLLDDEPIENQTEQALYNLDSILDEADATAEDILKVTVFLDDIDDFDAMNEAYAAYFDDEPPARSAVEVAALPKGVGVEIEAVATLE, from the coding sequence ATGAAACGAATCATCGAGACCGACGACGCGCCCGCGGCGGTCGGCGCCTACAGCCAGGCGACCAGTAACGGCTCGCTGTTGTTCACCGCCGGCCAGATCCCCATGACGGCCGACGGCGACCTCCTCGACGACGAGCCCATCGAGAACCAGACCGAGCAAGCCCTCTACAACCTCGATTCCATCCTCGACGAGGCGGATGCGACCGCCGAGGATATCCTCAAGGTGACCGTCTTCCTCGACGACATCGACGACTTCGATGCGATGAACGAGGCCTACGCCGCCTACTTCGACGACGAGCCGCCGGCCCGCAGCGCCGTCGAGGTCGCCGCCCTCCCGAAGGGCGTCGGCGTCGAGATCGAGGCCGTCGCGACCCTCGAGTGA